A genomic region of Branchiostoma lanceolatum isolate klBraLanc5 chromosome 4, klBraLanc5.hap2, whole genome shotgun sequence contains the following coding sequences:
- the LOC136433425 gene encoding gem-associated protein 8-like: MAELNLPVEEMADHSEEEDSAAEEEDMSEEPSNVEDSVSEDNGAPTMQGSGDEHWQYDSRYDKYWQHWHSMMGWYQQHRKAPAQVQAVWQHVMQNGCAPMEPCDTRKDQYRRRRPSWDRRSASHSKDSLNSNAKRRRRTKRKKHKKKHSRKNVVKHSDTDTMDTTSETGNNEVPEISPEFREFMAVTARHREERKRQREEEARRAALEDDYIEADKLGLPKYGRTTTEAPAQQPGQQRKAEMKRLYGTRAPVIHGLETAMQMEFDASCDLKQPKLWPTIPLKL; this comes from the exons ATGGCAGAACTGAACCTGCCTGTAGAGGAGATGGCAGACCATTCAGAGGAAGAGGATTCTGCTGCAGAGGAAGAAGACATGTCCGAGGAACCCAGCAATGTTGAAGACAGTGTGTCGGAGGATAACGGTGCTCCCACCATGCAGGGGAGCGGGGACGAACACTGGCAGTATGACTCCAGATATGACAAGTACTGGCAGCACTGGCATAGCATGATGGGCTGGTACCAGCAGCACAGGAAGGCACCGGCACAGGTCCAGGCAGTGTGGCAGCATGTCATGCAAAATG GATGTGCTCCAATGGAACCATGTGATACAAGGAAAGATCAGTACAGAAGGAGGCGTCCCTCCTGGGACAGAAGAAGTGCTTCACATTCAAAAGATAGTCTGAACTCAAATGCAAAACGGCGTAGAAGGACTAAACGTAAGAAACACAAAAAGAAGCATAGCAGGAAGAATGTGGTAAAGCACAGTGATACAGACACAATGGACACTACCAGTGAAACAGGGAACAATGAAGTCCCTGAGATTTCTCCCGAGTTTCGTGAGTTCATGGCAGTGACAGCCAGACATCGTGAGGAGAGGAAGAGACAGAGGGAGGAGGAGGCCAGGAGGGCTGCTTTAGAGGACGACTACATCGAGGCTGACAAGCTGGGTTTGCCGAAGTATGGCAGGACCACAACTGAGGCTCCAGCTCAACAGCCAG GTCAGCAGCGTAAGGCGGAGATGAAGCGGCTATACGGCACGCGGGCACCAGTCATCCATGGTTTGGAGACTGCCATGCAGATGGAGTTTGATGCCAGCTGTGACCTCAAACAACCCAAACTATGGCCAACTATCCCACTGAAACTGTAG